TCAAAGCATGCCTGACATTCACAATTTCAGATCATAATCATCACAGATTGTCCATGTTTGTGGTTTGTATGCTATCTATTAACTTACCTTGTCACAAAAAAGTAAGAAAAGATATTGGTTCTGAACACCCTTTCAAGACGAGACTCATCAATCTCTGCCACCGAGCTGTTCTTGTACTGCTCTGCTGCATTGTTAACCAGAATATCAATGCATCCATATGCTTTTGTCACCTCCTCTACGACCTTCTTGCAATTCTCATCAAAACCAAGATCAGCTGCAACTGCCATTGGATCCTTGGAATCAGGAGTTTTCACCTTCTTGATCATTTCAAGCGTGTCGTGTGCATCCTGGTCCTCCTGACCCTTCACAAAGGTGAAGGCCACTGTTGCACCCTCCTGAGCAAAGCAATGGCACACCGCTCGCCCTATCCCGGAGTCTCCACCTGTCACTAGTGCTACCTTCCCCTGCAAAACTCAAGCTTTAGCATACCTGATCACTAGAACATGCCTTCTAGCAATGAAATATTGAATAATCAGTAATATCGTGTATGTGATATATACTTGGAGCTTATTGGAGGGTTTGTAATCCGGGTTTGAGTACTGAGGGTTAGGGTTCATGACATGCTCTTTTCCAGGTTGAGATTCTTGCTTTTGAGgaggaaatttctgattgccaCCAGAAGCCATTGTTGTAAAGGACTGTCAGATCTTCTGTGTTGATTTGGTGCTACAAAGAAAAAGCTGATAATTAAGATGTGGTTGTTAAGGCCTTGACGAGGAAACCGAACAAGCAGATCAcagcacacacacacacacacacacatatatatatatatatatatatatatatatgaaatggaTAGGTTGTGTTGATTCAAAGATTTGATCGAAACCAAGTGTCTCGTACAGATAGAGATTGTGAAATAGACGAGTGGAGGAAAACGTGGCTGGG
Above is a genomic segment from Rosa chinensis cultivar Old Blush chromosome 3, RchiOBHm-V2, whole genome shotgun sequence containing:
- the LOC112192587 gene encoding glucose and ribitol dehydrogenase, with the translated sequence MASGGNQKFPPQKQESQPGKEHVMNPNPQYSNPDYKPSNKLQGKVALVTGGDSGIGRAVCHCFAQEGATVAFTFVKGQEDQDAHDTLEMIKKVKTPDSKDPMAVAADLGFDENCKKVVEEVTKAYGCIDILVNNAAEQYKNSSVAEIDESRLERVFRTNIFSYFFVTRHALKHMKKGSSIICSTSVNAYKGNQKLLDYTATKGAIVAFVRGLSLELVNEGIRVNGVAPGPIWTPLIPASFDEEETANFGSEVPMQRAGQPCEVAPSYVFLASNAFSSYISGQVIHPNGGVVVNS